Proteins encoded within one genomic window of Qingrenia yutianensis:
- a CDS encoding relaxase/mobilization nuclease domain-containing protein yields MATTKIWNIKGRLDCLINYAANPEKTDENQYNKAEMQALHNVMAYAADGYKTEKRLYVSGVNVTPYTATYKMQQTKLRYGKTDGIIAFHAIQSFKPGEVTPELAHKIGVEFAKEMWGDRFEVLIATHLNRQHLHNHFVINSVSFADGKKYYDNQENYNLMKKISDRLCEENNLSVIRNPKSKGRHYAEVMAEKNGYPTIRGQIKDELDEIIKCSYAYKDFWRILKQRGYEVKRDVKYIALKPAYSQRYIRLKSLGDNYSEEAIRQRIITARNGIRILDKPATDYNAWLKKYEPIKLHGFKALYYHYLYLFGKIRKKETPQRVSFYMREELIKFERYQKQFHFLIENDIETTDQLSSFKENTELKISESIIQRSRLYGKSDSTAEIKTINAELQKFRKDMRMCNNIFQDIETIREHQKTVELLELEASKHSDRKLYQYQRCQ; encoded by the coding sequence ATGGCTACAACAAAGATTTGGAATATAAAAGGCAGACTCGACTGTTTAATAAATTATGCAGCAAATCCCGAAAAAACAGACGAAAACCAATATAACAAAGCTGAAATGCAGGCATTGCACAATGTTATGGCTTATGCGGCAGACGGGTATAAAACAGAAAAACGATTATATGTATCGGGCGTTAATGTTACGCCCTATACCGCTACATATAAAATGCAGCAAACAAAATTACGTTACGGCAAAACGGATGGAATTATTGCATTTCACGCTATACAGAGTTTTAAGCCGGGTGAAGTAACACCGGAGCTTGCACATAAAATTGGAGTTGAATTTGCAAAAGAAATGTGGGGTGATAGATTTGAAGTTTTGATAGCAACGCATCTCAACAGACAACATTTACACAATCATTTTGTGATAAATTCTGTATCTTTTGCAGACGGTAAAAAGTATTACGACAACCAAGAAAATTATAATCTTATGAAAAAGATTTCTGATAGGCTTTGTGAGGAAAACAATTTGTCAGTCATAAGAAATCCCAAAAGCAAGGGCAGGCACTATGCGGAGGTAATGGCGGAGAAAAACGGCTATCCCACCATACGAGGACAGATAAAAGATGAACTCGATGAAATTATCAAGTGTTCATATGCTTATAAGGATTTTTGGAGAATATTAAAACAGCGTGGATATGAGGTTAAGCGCGATGTTAAGTATATTGCATTAAAGCCTGCCTATTCCCAAAGATATATCCGTCTTAAATCGCTTGGCGATAATTATAGCGAGGAAGCGATAAGACAGCGGATTATAACGGCAAGAAACGGCATACGGATTTTGGATAAGCCTGCAACGGATTATAACGCTTGGCTTAAAAAATACGAGCCGATAAAGCTGCACGGATTTAAGGCGTTGTATTATCATTACCTATATCTGTTCGGCAAAATACGCAAAAAGGAAACGCCGCAGAGAGTATCATTTTATATGCGTGAGGAGCTAATAAAATTTGAACGTTATCAAAAACAGTTTCATTTTTTGATTGAGAATGATATTGAAACGACAGATCAGCTGAGCAGCTTTAAGGAAAATACAGAATTAAAAATTTCAGAATCGATAATTCAACGAAGCAGGCTATATGGTAAAAGCGATTCAACGGCTGAAATCAAAACAATCAATGCAGAATTACAGAAATTTCGGAAAGATATGCGTATGTGTAATAATATTTTTCAAGATATTGAAACAATACGGGAACATCAAAAGACGGTGGAACTGTTGGAACTTGAGGCTTCAAAACATAGTGATAGAAAGTTATATCAGTATCAGAGATGCCAATGA
- a CDS encoding TnpV protein encodes MKSLFEKNGGTYTKVGDYYLPNLEAPNGNYKIGRYGRARRQYLKEYKKSEYTALIISGKLHKHLHDVDVKAQKIMDCFIKNAEKTAPDKATHQMEWVGHMNNAKACAEEVINHRLIYI; translated from the coding sequence ATGAAATCATTATTTGAAAAGAACGGCGGTACATATACAAAAGTGGGAGATTATTATCTTCCAAATTTGGAAGCTCCTAACGGCAATTATAAAATCGGCAGATATGGCAGGGCAAGGCGGCAGTATCTAAAGGAATACAAGAAAAGTGAATATACAGCTTTGATAATTAGCGGTAAGTTGCATAAGCATTTACACGATGTTGATGTCAAGGCACAGAAAATTATGGATTGCTTTATCAAAAATGCGGAAAAAACTGCACCCGATAAGGCTACACACCAAATGGAATGGGTTGGGCATATGAACAATGCAAAGGCTTGTGCGGAGGAGGTCATAAATCATAGGTTGATTTATATTTAA
- a CDS encoding plasmid mobilization protein: protein MRKRTRTFSSRLSNEEYENLNRAITKCNMTKSAFMRMIAKQYLPKERPPDGYDEIMSELMEIGNNLYRIANIGSADMKELSEQAKRLDKVILKINEIFTVPEKMRLGDEKWLQQRFGI, encoded by the coding sequence ATGAGAAAGCGGACAAGGACATTTTCTTCAAGATTAAGCAACGAAGAATATGAGAATTTAAACCGAGCAATCACAAAATGCAATATGACGAAATCAGCATTTATGCGAATGATAGCAAAGCAATATTTACCCAAAGAGCGACCGCCGGACGGCTATGATGAGATTATGTCAGAACTTATGGAAATTGGAAATAATCTTTATCGTATTGCCAATATAGGAAGTGCCGATATGAAGGAATTAAGTGAGCAGGCTAAGCGGTTGGATAAGGTGATATTGAAAATAAATGAGATTTTTACAGTTCCCGAAAAGATGAGGTTGGGTGATGAAAAATGGCTACAACAAAGATTTGGAATATAA
- a CDS encoding helix-turn-helix domain-containing protein — MITEKIGNRIRELRKETGLSQEKFAAKIGMDRTYFASVELGKRNISIVNLEKIAVGLDVSLAELFLNI; from the coding sequence ATGATTACTGAAAAAATCGGCAATCGAATACGGGAACTAAGAAAAGAAACAGGATTAAGCCAAGAAAAATTTGCAGCAAAAATTGGAATGGACAGAACATATTTTGCCAGCGTTGAGTTAGGTAAAAGAAATATATCTATTGTCAACCTTGAAAAAATTGCTGTTGGATTAGATGTAAGTCTTGCAGAGCTATTTCTGAATATCTAA